From a single Nicotiana tabacum cultivar K326 chromosome 8, ASM71507v2, whole genome shotgun sequence genomic region:
- the LOC142162651 gene encoding uncharacterized protein LOC142162651 isoform X1, with translation MEEHLVLCVDRLITPESLHSLPRSEDAESSVGRSCSQVVGTSSVIDANDNEHLGVGGEEEPLLQNVECRICQEEDSVKNLEVPCRCSGSLKYAHRKCVQRWCDEKGDITCEICHQPYQPGYTAPPPPPQSEDTAIDISRGWTVGGTQIDLHDPRLLAMAAAERRLLDADYDEYADSNASGAAFCRSAALILMALLLLRHALTIGNADEDEDDVSVFFSLFLLRAAGFLLPCYIIAWAIGILQRRRQRQEAAALAAAEVAFLLQAGQHRGLHVAVAPGPAPPVEPSTTPGRATTPQAAIQPGQVATPHLEPV, from the exons ATGGAAGAACACTTGGTTTTGTGTGTTGATCGTCTCATCACACCTGAATCTTTGCACTCGCTGCCAAGGTCCGAGGATGCAGAATCCTCTGTTGGCAGATCTTGCTCTCAGGTAGTTGGTACGTCCTCAGTTATTGATGCTAATGACAACGAACATCTAGGAGTTGGAGGTGAAGAAGAGCCATTACTTCAGAATGTGGAATGCCGGATTTGCCAGGAAGAAGATAGTGTGAAAAATTTGGAGGTTCCTTGTCGTTGCAGTGGCAGCTTGAAG TACGCTCATAGAAAATGTGTCCAGCGATGGTGCGATGAAAAGGGAGATATAACTTGTGAGATTTGCCATCAG CCTTATCAACCTGGCTATACTGCTCCCCCACCGCCTCCCCAATCTGAAGATACAGCCATTGACATTAG TAGAGGTTGGACAGTGGGTGGCACTCAGATTGACTTACATGATCCACGACTTCTTGCAATGGCTGCCGCTGAACGCCGTCTTCTAGACGCTGACTATGATGAATATGCTGATTCAAATGCTAGTGGAGCTGCATTTTGTCGTTCTGCTGCTTTAATA TTAATGGCCCTTCTGTTATTGAGGCATGCTCTGACCATTGGAAATGCTGATGAGGATGAGGATGATGTTTCCGTTTTTTTCTCC CTTTTCCTACTCCGTGCTGCCGGTTTTCTTTTACCTTGTTACATTATAGCTTGGGCTATCGGTATATTGCAGCGTCGCAGGCAAAGGCAG GAGGCAGCAGCATTAGCGGCAGCCGAAGTTGCTTTCCTTCTGCAAGCAGGGCAACATAGGGGCTTGCATGTTGCAGTTGCACCTGGACCTGCGCCACCAGTAGAGCCTTCGACAACACCAGGACGGGCAACAACTCCTCAGGCGGCAATACAACCAGGACAGGTGGCAACTCCTCATCTAGAACCAGTATAA
- the LOC142162651 gene encoding uncharacterized protein LOC142162651 isoform X3 → MEEHLVLCVDRLITPESLHSLPRSEDAESSVGRSCSQVVGTSSVIDANDNEHLGVGGEEEPLLQNVECRICQEEDSVKNLEVPCRCSGSLKYAHRKCVQRWCDEKGDITCEICHQPYQPGYTAPPPPPQSEDTAIDISRGWTVGGTQIDLHDPRLLAMAAAERRLLDADYDEYADSNASGAAFCRSAALILMALLLLRHALTIGNADEDEDDVSVFFSLFLLRAAGFLLPCYIIAWAIGILQRRRQRQ, encoded by the exons ATGGAAGAACACTTGGTTTTGTGTGTTGATCGTCTCATCACACCTGAATCTTTGCACTCGCTGCCAAGGTCCGAGGATGCAGAATCCTCTGTTGGCAGATCTTGCTCTCAGGTAGTTGGTACGTCCTCAGTTATTGATGCTAATGACAACGAACATCTAGGAGTTGGAGGTGAAGAAGAGCCATTACTTCAGAATGTGGAATGCCGGATTTGCCAGGAAGAAGATAGTGTGAAAAATTTGGAGGTTCCTTGTCGTTGCAGTGGCAGCTTGAAG TACGCTCATAGAAAATGTGTCCAGCGATGGTGCGATGAAAAGGGAGATATAACTTGTGAGATTTGCCATCAG CCTTATCAACCTGGCTATACTGCTCCCCCACCGCCTCCCCAATCTGAAGATACAGCCATTGACATTAG TAGAGGTTGGACAGTGGGTGGCACTCAGATTGACTTACATGATCCACGACTTCTTGCAATGGCTGCCGCTGAACGCCGTCTTCTAGACGCTGACTATGATGAATATGCTGATTCAAATGCTAGTGGAGCTGCATTTTGTCGTTCTGCTGCTTTAATA TTAATGGCCCTTCTGTTATTGAGGCATGCTCTGACCATTGGAAATGCTGATGAGGATGAGGATGATGTTTCCGTTTTTTTCTCC CTTTTCCTACTCCGTGCTGCCGGTTTTCTTTTACCTTGTTACATTATAGCTTGGGCTATCGGTATATTGCAGCGTCGCAGGCAAAGGCAG TAG
- the LOC142162651 gene encoding uncharacterized protein LOC142162651 isoform X2 translates to MEEHLVLCVDRLITPESLHSLPRSEDAESSVGRSCSQVVGTSSVIDANDNEHLGVGGEEEPLLQNVECRICQEEDSVKNLEVPCRCSGSLKYAHRKCVQRWCDEKGDITCEICHQPYQPGYTAPPPPPQSEDTAIDIRGWTVGGTQIDLHDPRLLAMAAAERRLLDADYDEYADSNASGAAFCRSAALILMALLLLRHALTIGNADEDEDDVSVFFSLFLLRAAGFLLPCYIIAWAIGILQRRRQRQEAAALAAAEVAFLLQAGQHRGLHVAVAPGPAPPVEPSTTPGRATTPQAAIQPGQVATPHLEPV, encoded by the exons ATGGAAGAACACTTGGTTTTGTGTGTTGATCGTCTCATCACACCTGAATCTTTGCACTCGCTGCCAAGGTCCGAGGATGCAGAATCCTCTGTTGGCAGATCTTGCTCTCAGGTAGTTGGTACGTCCTCAGTTATTGATGCTAATGACAACGAACATCTAGGAGTTGGAGGTGAAGAAGAGCCATTACTTCAGAATGTGGAATGCCGGATTTGCCAGGAAGAAGATAGTGTGAAAAATTTGGAGGTTCCTTGTCGTTGCAGTGGCAGCTTGAAG TACGCTCATAGAAAATGTGTCCAGCGATGGTGCGATGAAAAGGGAGATATAACTTGTGAGATTTGCCATCAG CCTTATCAACCTGGCTATACTGCTCCCCCACCGCCTCCCCAATCTGAAGATACAGCCATTGACATTAG AGGTTGGACAGTGGGTGGCACTCAGATTGACTTACATGATCCACGACTTCTTGCAATGGCTGCCGCTGAACGCCGTCTTCTAGACGCTGACTATGATGAATATGCTGATTCAAATGCTAGTGGAGCTGCATTTTGTCGTTCTGCTGCTTTAATA TTAATGGCCCTTCTGTTATTGAGGCATGCTCTGACCATTGGAAATGCTGATGAGGATGAGGATGATGTTTCCGTTTTTTTCTCC CTTTTCCTACTCCGTGCTGCCGGTTTTCTTTTACCTTGTTACATTATAGCTTGGGCTATCGGTATATTGCAGCGTCGCAGGCAAAGGCAG GAGGCAGCAGCATTAGCGGCAGCCGAAGTTGCTTTCCTTCTGCAAGCAGGGCAACATAGGGGCTTGCATGTTGCAGTTGCACCTGGACCTGCGCCACCAGTAGAGCCTTCGACAACACCAGGACGGGCAACAACTCCTCAGGCGGCAATACAACCAGGACAGGTGGCAACTCCTCATCTAGAACCAGTATAA
- the LOC107814010 gene encoding LOB domain-containing protein 15-like isoform X1, protein MSRESLLLVVNRERLDEIGKKLKTEIDASSQLHMQQQMGRRQILGPAVGTTLNTITPCAACKLLRRRCAEECPFSPYFSPHEPQKFAAVHKVFGASNVSKLLLEVPVGQRADAANSLVYEANVRLRDPVYGCMGAISTLQQQLQTLQAELNAIRSEILRYKYREAANSLIASISTSVADQLPQAPPTPPPPPPPLPSVVVVSSSSSTSSVSSLYTPPSSAGANFSATIHNNSISYFDQ, encoded by the exons ATGTCAAGAGAAAG TCTTTTACTTGTTGTGAATAGGGAGAGATTGGATGAGATTGGGAAGAAGTTAAAGACAGAGATTGATGCATCTTCacagctacatatgcaacaacaAATGGGAAGAAGACAGATATTGGGGCCTGCAGTAGGAACAACTTTAAACACAATTACACCTTGTGCTGCTTGTAAACTTTTAAGAAGAAGATGTGCTGAGGAATGCCCTTTTTCTCCTTATTTTTCCCCACATGAACCCCAGAAATTTGCTGCTGTTCATAAAGTCTTTGGTGCTAGCAATGTTTCCAAGTTGCTCCTG GAGGTACCAGTGGGTCAAAGAGCAGATGCAGCAAATAGTTTGGTATATGAAGCAAATGTGAGGCTAAGGGATCCAGTGTACGGATGCATGGGTGCAATTTCAACTttacaacaacaacttcaaactTTACAAGCTGAGCTTAATGCAATTAGGTCTGAGATTCTCAGATACAAATATAGAGAAGCTGCCAATAGTCTTATAGCATCTATTTCCACGTCTGTCGCTGATCAGCTGCCCCAAGCTCCGCCTACTCCGCCACCACCGCCGCCTCCGCTGCCGTCTGTGGTGGTGGTCTCCTCCTCTTCTTCCACTTCCTCCGTTTCATCTTTGTATACGCCCCCTTCTAGTGCGGGGGCAAACTTTAGTGCCACCATTCATAATAATAGCATATCGTATTTTGACCAGTGA
- the LOC107814010 gene encoding LOB domain-containing protein 15-like isoform X2, whose protein sequence is MSRERERLDEIGKKLKTEIDASSQLHMQQQMGRRQILGPAVGTTLNTITPCAACKLLRRRCAEECPFSPYFSPHEPQKFAAVHKVFGASNVSKLLLEVPVGQRADAANSLVYEANVRLRDPVYGCMGAISTLQQQLQTLQAELNAIRSEILRYKYREAANSLIASISTSVADQLPQAPPTPPPPPPPLPSVVVVSSSSSTSSVSSLYTPPSSAGANFSATIHNNSISYFDQ, encoded by the exons ATGTCAAGAGAAAG GGAGAGATTGGATGAGATTGGGAAGAAGTTAAAGACAGAGATTGATGCATCTTCacagctacatatgcaacaacaAATGGGAAGAAGACAGATATTGGGGCCTGCAGTAGGAACAACTTTAAACACAATTACACCTTGTGCTGCTTGTAAACTTTTAAGAAGAAGATGTGCTGAGGAATGCCCTTTTTCTCCTTATTTTTCCCCACATGAACCCCAGAAATTTGCTGCTGTTCATAAAGTCTTTGGTGCTAGCAATGTTTCCAAGTTGCTCCTG GAGGTACCAGTGGGTCAAAGAGCAGATGCAGCAAATAGTTTGGTATATGAAGCAAATGTGAGGCTAAGGGATCCAGTGTACGGATGCATGGGTGCAATTTCAACTttacaacaacaacttcaaactTTACAAGCTGAGCTTAATGCAATTAGGTCTGAGATTCTCAGATACAAATATAGAGAAGCTGCCAATAGTCTTATAGCATCTATTTCCACGTCTGTCGCTGATCAGCTGCCCCAAGCTCCGCCTACTCCGCCACCACCGCCGCCTCCGCTGCCGTCTGTGGTGGTGGTCTCCTCCTCTTCTTCCACTTCCTCCGTTTCATCTTTGTATACGCCCCCTTCTAGTGCGGGGGCAAACTTTAGTGCCACCATTCATAATAATAGCATATCGTATTTTGACCAGTGA
- the LOC107814010 gene encoding LOB domain-containing protein 15-like isoform X3, with protein sequence MQQQMGRRQILGPAVGTTLNTITPCAACKLLRRRCAEECPFSPYFSPHEPQKFAAVHKVFGASNVSKLLLEVPVGQRADAANSLVYEANVRLRDPVYGCMGAISTLQQQLQTLQAELNAIRSEILRYKYREAANSLIASISTSVADQLPQAPPTPPPPPPPLPSVVVVSSSSSTSSVSSLYTPPSSAGANFSATIHNNSISYFDQ encoded by the exons atgcaacaacaAATGGGAAGAAGACAGATATTGGGGCCTGCAGTAGGAACAACTTTAAACACAATTACACCTTGTGCTGCTTGTAAACTTTTAAGAAGAAGATGTGCTGAGGAATGCCCTTTTTCTCCTTATTTTTCCCCACATGAACCCCAGAAATTTGCTGCTGTTCATAAAGTCTTTGGTGCTAGCAATGTTTCCAAGTTGCTCCTG GAGGTACCAGTGGGTCAAAGAGCAGATGCAGCAAATAGTTTGGTATATGAAGCAAATGTGAGGCTAAGGGATCCAGTGTACGGATGCATGGGTGCAATTTCAACTttacaacaacaacttcaaactTTACAAGCTGAGCTTAATGCAATTAGGTCTGAGATTCTCAGATACAAATATAGAGAAGCTGCCAATAGTCTTATAGCATCTATTTCCACGTCTGTCGCTGATCAGCTGCCCCAAGCTCCGCCTACTCCGCCACCACCGCCGCCTCCGCTGCCGTCTGTGGTGGTGGTCTCCTCCTCTTCTTCCACTTCCTCCGTTTCATCTTTGTATACGCCCCCTTCTAGTGCGGGGGCAAACTTTAGTGCCACCATTCATAATAATAGCATATCGTATTTTGACCAGTGA